From the Ciconia boyciana chromosome 6, ASM3463844v1, whole genome shotgun sequence genome, the window CCTCTGAGCAGTTCCTCTTAGAGCcaacacaccaagttcccctggcattgccaacatctaaggttgcaggcctagggaatTTCtgtggaatggattccttgcatgtcagccgcactCCACCCTGGAAgcttcttcagtgctgtgcctcacctaaaaatgtgaatataagtttaatttctaagtaagtcacctccagcaattattccacaaGAGGGTCTGAAAAGTCTAGTCTGCGCCTGCAGCCAGGTAACACCTTTTGCTGCCAAGCCTTGCAGAGACTCCTCCACTGTGCAGGACTGTGCAGTGTGTGTcttcctcagctgcttctcaaGCTCTTCTGCACCATCATCTCCCCCAGAAGCTCATCCCTTCATTCATTTTTCCCCCATAAAAATCTACCAGACGCCTCTGTgtccctccctttttttaagaaaaggcttTCAGTTTGTGGCCGGGGTGGTTTTGGCAGGCTCCTTCTGGTGAATCCCTTGGTATCCAGGCAGACACCTGGGGAGGAGCATATGAGCAGAGGAGCATAGCTCCCACACAGACCTCTGGGCCCCCAACACATTGTGGGTGTGCTTGCTTCCATGTTTCTTTTTGAACAACCGAtttctgttttttgttaaagaatGAATGTTGGGGGGTGAAGGGAGATTGCTTTTATGCTTTATTGCcaaaaataattggttttgaAATTAGTTTTGAGAAGGCATTTTTGACAATGTGAGCTATACAATGGCTTTAGAAGTGAGAAAGTTGATGGAAAAGGAGCTGAAATGTTGGCTCTAGAGTGACAgctgagagaaaaagcaaacaaagaccAGGCAgagccattttaaaatgctgtttattaAACTTGGCACCCAAAGAGAGTGACAGTAAGCAAAGTAAGCTAGCCACAAAGACAGTTCTCATGCTTTACCATGGAGGAGCCTAAACAAGCAAAAGTGCATTTGATATTGGGGTTAACACATGGGGCTAGCAACATGGCTTGGTATAGCCTTAAATTAGACTCATATATTCACTTTTCCCCTCACCCCTGGGATCTAGGGCCCAATGGTTCAAAGGAATCTTTatgttcttcctctctttttccttctctcttcatttCAAAAGGTGATTGGGCCAAAAAGGGAGAAATTTAAGAGAACATAGTTATTGTGTCACGGGTTTCCCGTTCATCTTTGTCATCTGCTGAATCTTCAAAGGCCCTCTGGAACACCAGCCTGAGGGTGAACTTGATTCTTCGATCCCTGTAGCTCCCCACAACGAAGTAAATGACAGGGTTGAGACTGCTATTCACGCAGGACAGCACAAAGCCGATCTCCGGGGAGTAGAGAAATTTGTAGCCCAAGAAGTCAAAGAGGATCAGGACGCTCAGAGGCACAGCgaaaatgaggaagaagaggacGGTGAGCATGATGACGGTGAAGAGCCTGCCTGTTCGGTGGTGTTGGGAGCTGCATTTGACTCTAAGGAAGAGGGTCAGGCTGAAGAGCAGCATGAGGGGCGTGCAGAAGAGGAAGTCCAAGGCTCCGATGGAGATGAGCAGGAGAtggcagctcctggcagaggGGCGAACGGTACACAAAACATACCCGAGCGTgttcagcagcagggagagaccCCAGAGCAGGCCGGAGATGATGGCGGACAAGTGCTTTGGGCGGTGGCTTCGGCACCAGATTGGACAGAGGACGGACAGGCACCTCTCAATGCTGATGGTGGTCAGGAGATACAAGCCCGTCCCATACATGAAAAGATCCAGGAAGAGGAATATCCCGAACTGCACCCCGACGTTGAACTGCATCAGGTACTGAACCGTCTCAATGGCGATGCAGAGGAGATACCCAAAGTCGGCAGCGGCCAGGTTCAGGATGTAGACAGTGAAGTGGTTTCTCCGGATGCGGAAGCCAAGGTACCAAAGGACCATGCCATTTCCCACCATCCCACAGGCAGCGCTGATGAGGCAGAAGCTCTCCATGAACTTGAGGACAGCATATGATGGCTCTGTCTTTCCCACAGCCCCACTCTGATTAGTCCCATGAGCCTGGCTTGCATTGCTTTGGGGAAAGAGTGTTATGACCTCCTCAGTCATGATGAAATACCCCAAATCAAATACgtctctcctttctgtttctcttgggATCAAAGAAAAGACAGGGGGCATTTAGTGACTGACacattgcttttattcttaCAGCTTTGTGGCTTGGGGCAGATAGCTTTCAAGGGGCATGCATGGTTACTATCTATGTAGGTAACAGCTAGCAAGACACAAAATGTTGACGAGAGAGCAAAATCATGCAGGAATTTGGAGAGGTGGAGATCGCCTAAGTGTGGCATCcatgcagaagaagaaagaatgagaCCGTTCAacagagtaaagaaaaagaagcagaagaaaacgTTGCTACTTACAGAGAGAGCAGTAGATGGGGAGGGCTAACTACATAGTGACTGTGTGTGCGTATGCCTGTGAGAGAGGACCGGAAAATGGCACAGCAGAGACAAAGAACCCTGCAAAACATGTGGATGGTGAGGCATTCCTTAACCCAGTCCTCAGATGCTTACCTTCTGCCCCTGTGCAGCTGAATTGAGCTCTCAGAGAAGCTGGGATCTAGCAGCAGCTCTAGAGTGTCTTTCTCTTGGTTTCTAATTTATCTCATTGGATCTTCTGAGAAACACTTTTGGTGGAAAAGATGGGGAAGATGTCTCAGTCTGCAGATTCAGTTTGTGTCTTCTGTCATGTAATGAAGCAGGTGCTGTCAGGAAGAAGCATTTTCACTGTGCAGAGGGGGAGGACGGGATGAAGTCAGCAGCAGATGAGAATGGGTTTCTTTTATGTTGTGAGGCAATTTCACATTTCTGCTCCACTTCTCTGGTTGCTCCTACAATAGGTGGGGAGAAAACTACCTGCCAGGGATTCCATTGCTGGCGATGCTCTGCGATATTGCTTGCATCTGTGAAAGGCTCTTTGTGCATTTGTACTGGGGCCAAATGCTGTTATGTTAGGGATGTATAAATGAGTGGTTAGTAGAGATTGTGGGAAGTTCTTAGAGGAATGGtattctattttgttttgtctttcttggAAAATCAGACTTGGTTTGGATTGGATTAGTCTGAGGAACAGTATCCCTTTTCCCAGTGTTTCCTTCAAAATTCACTTCCTCTGCAATGCCTTATCCCAAATCCTGCCAAGACCCCAAGAAGAAAATGGCTTGTCCAATGTGCCGGGGGTGAGGGAGACAGATCAGACAATGAGGCCTTCATCGCCTGAGTGCTAGGCATTGGTAATCCTTTCTGGACATGATCAGCCCTCACTTTCCACCCCGGAATGCTTCTGAGCCTTTCTTTCACAGTATGTGTAAAAAGGTGCCTATTTGTTTCTCCTGCTGATGGGTGGAGCCTCTCTAAAGTGCACAGGGCTCTTACAGCTCCTTGATGACTCATTGCTCACCTCTGACCCCggagaaataaagcattttaaaaggctgagCTGAAAGGGACTTTAGAAGGATAGTAAACACATCAATTTATTCCTAGCGATTAACAGAAGTACTGCAGACAGGAAATAATCTTGCTGTGTGCCACTTATA encodes:
- the LOC140652791 gene encoding proto-oncogene Mas-like → MTEEVITLFPQSNASQAHGTNQSGAVGKTEPSYAVLKFMESFCLISAACGMVGNGMVLWYLGFRIRRNHFTVYILNLAAADFGYLLCIAIETVQYLMQFNVGVQFGIFLFLDLFMYGTGLYLLTTISIERCLSVLCPIWCRSHRPKHLSAIISGLLWGLSLLLNTLGYVLCTVRPSARSCHLLLISIGALDFLFCTPLMLLFSLTLFLRVKCSSQHHRTGRLFTVIMLTVLFFLIFAVPLSVLILFDFLGYKFLYSPEIGFVLSCVNSSLNPVIYFVVGSYRDRRIKFTLRLVFQRAFEDSADDKDERETRDTITMFS